One window of Cucurbita pepo subsp. pepo cultivar mu-cu-16 chromosome LG19, ASM280686v2, whole genome shotgun sequence genomic DNA carries:
- the LOC111781255 gene encoding uncharacterized protein LOC111781255 — translation MDLTPTKNSPAPPRRRTPRFLRSPGARRSNFGVPMTPLLRWKLDDRHGSRSRSRVQFQARKLAAGLWHLHYKEISSGDGGGRRVSQGEIRHRHRHRHRDQSRDDGGVEAEERLGRRDCLDSSKKAIKIKAAAAEYWNPEAAEAAETAELGGFRSHRGGGEQPFTKASAASDVKQELAVPQTRICKLESQQRKSRKKIEYLKGKLEENRAMWKNRRHVKVDELCQEQETNQRTEVLNANLEKELGEAKENAKKYKQEYEKEKRNRELLEEVCAEMAKQIVGDKAKVEALKRESMKLCEEVEEERNMLQMAEVWREERIQMKLIDAKVALEDKYVQMNKLITDLENFLMSRSEKLDEMEVKRGELIHEAAKSVDIKEIEGFLYEPQKQSLVLSLLEDLKEATKLEEECEEINDNPVEKECIPEIKTENVENPMEDSSKKKVNGRFGNGRVWSEGGELNGSDTATQRNSQNPHIKRGTHGCIEWPRGIQKNCFKTNTLDARIQTQKSQLRHVLRHK, via the exons ATGGATCTAACTCCGACCAAGAACTCCCCGGCACCGCCTCGTCGCCGGACGCCGAGGTTTCTGCGCAGTCCCGGCGCTCGCCGTTCTAACTTCGGGGTTCCGATGACTCCTCTGTTGCGGTGGAAGTTGGACGATCGGCATGGATCTCGAAGCCGCAGCCGAGTTCAATTTCAGGCGAGAAAGCTCGCCGCCGGCCTTTGGCATCTCCATTATAAGGAAATTTCAAGCGGCGACGGTGGCGGCCGAAGAGTGTCTCAG GGAGAAATAAGGCATCGCCATCGCCATCGCCATCGTGATCAGAGCAGAGACGATGGAGGAGTGGAAGCAGAGGAGAGGTTAGGGAGGCGTGATTGTTTGGATTCCTCGAAAAAAGCGATCAAGATTAAG GCCGCAGCAGCAGAATATTGGAACCCTGAAGCCGCAGAGGCAGCTGAGACGGCGGAGTTGGGTGGATTTCGCAGCCACCGTGGCGGAGGAGAGCAACCGTTCACAAAGGCCTCGGCCGCTTCTGATGTTAAACAAGAGCTGGCGGTGCCCCAAACACGCATCTGCAAGCTTGAATCCCAGCAGCGAAAATCGAGGAAGAAAATCGAGTATTTAAAAGGGAAGCTCgaagaaaacagagcaatGTGGAAGAATCGAAGGCACGTAAAGGTTGACGAATTATgccaagaacaagaaaccAATCAGAGAACCGAAGTTCTGAATGCTAATTTGGAAAAAGAACTGGGAGAAGCGAAAGAAAACGCGAAGAAATACAAGCAAGAATacgagaaagagaagagaaacagagagtTATTAGAGGAGGTCTGTGCAGAGATGGCGAAGCAGATTGTGGGAGACAAGGCAAAGGTGGAAGCTTTGAAAAGGGAATCAATGAAACTGTGTGAAGAAGTagaggaagagagaaacaTGTTGCAAATGGCGGAGGTTTGGCGAGAAGAAAGAATTCAAATGAAGCTGATTGATGCAAAAGTAGCTCTGGAAGACAAGTACGTTCAAATGAACAAACTCATCACAgaccttgaaaattttctgatGTCGAGGAGCGAGAAGTTGGACGAGATGGAGGTGAAGAGAGGTGAGTTGATCCATGAAGCTGCTAAGTCGGTGGACATTAAAGAAATCGAGGGGTTCTTGTACGAGCCGCAGAAACAGAGTCTTGTTCTGTCTCTGCTGGAGGATTTGAAGGAAGCGACCAAGTTGGAGGAGGAATGCGAAGAGATTAATGATAACCCAGTTGAAAAGGAGTGCATTCCTGAAATAAAAACAGAGAATGTTGAGAACCCAATGGAGGATTCGTCGAAAAAGAAGGTTAATGGAAGGTTTGGGAATGGAAGAGTGTGGAGTGAAGGTGGGGAGTTGAATGGTTCCGACACAGCGACTCAAAGGAACTCGCAAAACCCACATATCAAAAGAGGAACACATGGATGCATTGAATGGCCGCGTGGGATTCAGAAAAATTGCTTCAAGACCAACACTTTGGACGCCAGGATTCAAACCCAAAAATCTCAATTACGTCATGTTCTTAGACACAAATGA